TCTTATTTCCACTATAGTGATTTATATGAAAGTGAAAGTATGCATTATTGTAGGATATTagttgcagtgactgttctattagagtatctcgatttttcatgcaaacgtGAAAAGATGCAGTTGCTCAACTTttaaacaaagcaaatcctgcaccttttttactgggatatgatttACAGCCTGTTGTATTGCAAGTTTTGCTAGCtaagcacttattatgatgatgattggcatgAGTCGGTCATACTAGTCTGCTCACAGACCACCTGGGGACAAGACTAAATTAATACTACCAATATACCACTGATTGATACGAAAATAgctctgatttgatgaaatagctactagactGAGCCTCAAAGTGTTACAACAATAGTGtggtgctaatgctctaatagagcacacatttttgcttttgttgaaatcatctaatagaacacacatagaatgtcctagattttctattggtagatcttaCTATTGAGAAGAtttaagctagaattttcatttataaggtagaaattaagtgaagtgatcagccaagatagcagtggttcagtggttaaggatgcaggtgttaggtatggaggtccctggttcgaactctcgTAAGTTGTTTTTCCCCAACATTTTTATGCACTTTTTTACCCCacagtgactactctattagagtatctcgatcccccaattttacatttgtttggtttttgcattataactttgtagctgtaagtctgCAGCTGTAAGTCTGTAGCTGTGCCTGTACGTCTGCAGCCattctaaccaccaaaaggcactcagcctatgtacacacgaattttcaactgattctcctacttggtttaccctgtaggcgtgacaacaaatcttGTTTTaagcaaataatcagtcataactcatGAACTGCTCAAcaaatttgcaccaaacttggcacTAGAATTCGCCTTTAGACTCCATTTGAGTGTGCAAAGTTTCAAGGCGATTGGTtaatgcatttgtgttttatagcaatttttcaaagtgtgcgaaaagacgaagaataagaagaaaaaaatgatgaaattttggccactcatatcttgGAAACGGCTGGggcaatttccttcaaatttggtatgtggggtagCCTACCTGGCAGGCACCTCTGCAGTGaaactggttccaatcggatgagggatcacagagctacaaagatacgaaaatcgtgttttctttattcctgtcaatatactcatggtgtggcgtgccggttcttgggctgcacgacacactactgtgtgtcttgatgtatgttctattaaaatgtgtgctctattagagtattacaataatattaccaaaaagTCTAATAAAACAAGCAATTGTATAaccatcattgtgtctgtagataagaaaCGTGGGTAAAAAAACCAAACCCCAAAATAGGCTGGCTTTGTAGTCACATAGAGCACAAAAGGAACACAAAAAGagtcaaactgtgaaaaagggtaCAGCCTCCAACAAACTGGgagaaaaaaaattgtgaaatcaaaggtggcggccaagaaatggttaataatgcacacagccattattaaaatttattattattgttttgttgatttcacaattttttttccaGGAAATTGAAGGCCGCACAGTTTtgcacagcttggctgtttttgtgttttgttgtgttttCATAAATAATATGAtgacaacaataatattaagACATTTTCAGTATCACTATAAGATACCTGCTTGTACACCATTTCAAAATCTCCAGTGTCACAATTTTTGTCCAATTTTCGGTCAAACACAACTACACAGAAACAATAGTAATGATAGAGCAGCTCTCACCACAGACATACCTTTAATAGTGTCCTCTTGTACAGCCTTACACAAACGTTTAGTGATGGATGTACTGTAGCTCATCGATGGGCTGCAGTTGATTTCTATCAACCATGGTTTGAGGTCGGTGGTTATCATAAAATCAGCTCCATAAAGTTCAAATGCATTTCGCTGGTAGTCAATGTCATCTTGGGTAACTTGTAGAGCATTGATCAATGCATCTTTCATCCCAGTATAAATGACATTTTCCCAGTGATTAGGGCTGGCCCCAATAGAGCTAAAGTGTGAaacattttagatagttttgtTGGTCCAGATTGCATATTGCCACACACTAAGGGATTCATTTTTGACACACATGGTATAAGGAGTACACATAAACATTAGCCAGCATTGTGCTTCCAATGGACTAAATACAGCAACTATTAAtggcaacataaacaaacaattactgaaataagTTACtctatgcaatcattaatcatggaGTAATACGCTGTTCAGTACTCTTGATTGTATGCAATTACCTTAGGAATTTCTTAAACTGTTCGCAGTCCCACATGTTTTCTGTGGGAAGTTGGTTAGACCGTGTCGGAGAGTTGGTAAAGTTTTTTTGAATGCAGTTGTTTGCCAGGTGGATGCTAATATCAAGGTCTTCAAGGTTGAATTGTTGTGTGCAAAACCTTAGATAGCAGTCCTGTATGGAGATGGCCAGTGTTATGCATGAAGCAGTCATTTGGAATTTCAAAGCAATACATATTTTCTTTGAAATGGTACGGTAAAaactataataattaatatacaaatacaaacctTGTACATCCACATTGTTAAAGGATTCCAATCAGTTACCAAAAACCACTGCCGAATGTCAAACTTGGTATCGTAAATCAGGAGGGGAGTTTCTGAgtaatactctattagaacacacAATGCAATAGCACACAACATATATACCAATGTATTTCTGGATTATCCATTTGCTCTCTTTCATCTGAACAGGATTGGACACCACAGCTAAGATGTCTTCAAGCCGATCAAAGCACGATATTCCTACAGTTACAAATAACAAGCCTGTGTTACAATATACCGAGTAGTATACCTCTGCCTCTTGATTTGGCTCCTGGCTTTAGTATCCATACGTTCCTCATGCCATCCATTGTCAGTTGTGGAAGATGTTGCTTAAGCTGTGAATGGTAGAAGGAGATATGTGGTGTACAATAAGACTGGTGGTGTTTACTTGAACAAGAAGCATCTTTGCTCTGGCGGCCATACTGCTGCTGCATATGAACTGGCAGTTGTTACTGCGAGCAAAATAGATAGCactatatgtaatagttgtatttCGCACTATATTACAGTcacccacatacacacactccaGACATatagacagacacacacacatgcatgcaccaacacacacatatacacacaatgcatgcatgcacaaacacacacacacacactcacaaaaTAGCATCATGGTGATAACTAACTAGTGTGTCCCATTCAGAGTCACTCAGTGGAGGACACTGTAACGGATAAGTACAAGTAACTGTTAGAGATGTTGACCAACTCACCAGGCTAGTCTCAGAGTCAATATCGTTGTGCTCTTCAAAGCCAACAAAGTACTCAGCTGCCTGTATAGCCAAACTGAAAGCTACCTCAGGAACCACTCTATGTGTAGCAGCTGTAGGTGTGGATCGGCGGGAGGAGGTAAGCTGAGATGATGGGCGTGACTGCGGGCGTGATGGTGGATAATTATGAGGAGTCGAACAACAGGAGGCCACAAGATTGTGACTGGAACACGGAGACGTCAATTGGTTAATGAGAACCTTCAACAAACTAATGGCAGCAGTCAATCTgtaatcatctgcaaaaagaaagCAAATGCACATTTATCACAGCTCTCAGTGATAATTTCCTCACCAATAAACGCATGCTTTTCTTCTTGATTGCAGAGCCGATAACAGCGTGGAAAGAAGGTATTAGGATCAACATCCCCAAACCACGGTAGGTTCTGTAGGTTAGCATATAAGCCAACCTGAAGTGGAAAGGCATGATCACATAGCACACACTACGCACAATGTTGAGTTACTTTTGTTGTGAGTGAGGCAGCCTTGTCAAAGTGGTTGACCACCTGATCCTGCAATAAGTACATCACATCATTTCCTTCTTATGAAAATGAATTTATATACCTTTCTTAAATTTCTACAGAAGAAGTCATCTCTTTTGCAAGTCCAAATAAAGAACGGCAGTGAATTTTTTACAGCACGGGACTGCAATCAGTGGAGAATAAAACACAATAAAAGACAAAACTGCACAAATACCAAGATGCAATAATCTTCTTCATCCGATAGTTCAGTGTCATTATCTGAGCAACTACTATCAGAATCACTATCACTTGAATCATCACTGGAAGTGTCTAAAGATGAAGGAAGAACCAAATTGTACAGCCAGCACAgtacaaaatactctaacagaacatacagcTGTTTCTACTACACTTGGGTTAGGCAATTCACCACAGCTGCAAGCCATAGTTTACTTACTGTCTACTTTTGATTTGTTGTTCTTCTTCACTGGTGACTTTGTGATGTTATTGGATGTATCAACGTCACCATATGGCCCCTTGTACATCTGCTCCACCCAGCCACGCCTTCTCATGCTGGTGCGCACGGACCTGTATGGACCCTGCACCACAAACACCTTCTTAGCCTGCATAGAAGAACCAGAAAGAAGTGGTTTAACACTTTTGGAGTATAAAATAGCACTACTACACAGGTACTGGTGCTAATGTGTGAAAACTGCTCAACTGTTTTACACTATTAATATTCAACTGAGATTAAAATTTCTCACTCTCATTATTCCTTCTGCCTTCACTTTGAGCCGCTTCAAACGCAACACCTCTTGCTCAAAATTATTTGGAGATTGCTTCTGCCGACGGATCAGGTTCCCTTTCTTGTCTGACGGTGACTTAGTGACAGGTGGTTGTACTATTGGAGTGTTTTTCATAAGAGTTTTATGGAATGATCGGTATTCCTGAGGTGATATGCTCTGCTTGAATGACACTTGAGTCTTTTCAACATGACTCCTTACTACAATATTATCAGCACTATGCTGCTGTTTCAAAGAAGACTGTGCTGTTAGTACTTCTTCAGAATTGCTGTTTTGGGTTAGCGTTGGGGTGGAAGGGCACGGTGGCAAGCACAGTCTTTCATTGTTTGATCCCCCACCATATTCTGAAGAACTGTTACTAGGTGGTATCTTGCATGAATCTTCAGGAGGAAATGCAGAGAAGGATGTTACTAATTTGGATTGCTTCTTCGGTCTGTGCAGCAGAGGAATTGGAATACGTTGTGCTTCTTCTAGTAATTTTTGTTTTCTCTCAATATGTAATTGTTGTCTAGCTAAGAAAGTGGTTCCTAAGTTTTGAACTATCTTTAAACTGGCCGGAGACACTTGGGGtttaaatgtacatattttctgACATTCGATGGCTCTTCCTGAGTCCCTCTCGCTTTGCTCATGTATCATCCTTGCCATCCGCTCTTCTGCCAACTTGATGCTTTGCTCATTGAGTTTTGGAGCAAATGTTAAATCTTTCTCAAAGTATTCTTTTAAACTTCTGCGAGCTGTCCTGGTAATATCTGGTTTAGACACAAAATTATCTAGTTGTCTTTCTCTCTTCTTTTTGTCTCTCTCGTGTAATGTCAATTCCCTACCAGTCCCCACCAGTGACACATTTAGTGTCAATGGCTTCTCTTGTTTGATCATTTCTAGTAAATACAACAAAGTTGACTATTAATTTTCACACGATAACGTCCCTAGGCTAGGCAACACCTAATAGCTTAGAGCCTATAAGGGTTCATCATCATAAGTGTTATTTTTGGACATCTAAGTCAGTAACTCCCAGAGCACTCTTTGAGCCACAAGGCATTTGAGAACGCTAACACAAATTGCGCGAGTGGTATGTGAAGTGCTAGGTGAAGGTGATGCGAGGTATTAAGGTTTAACGAGGCACAGACGCCATCTGGTAACTACCCAATGTAAATTACCTGAACGACAGATCTCCTCCGAGAGAATCTTTCCTACTCAACAGATCGCTGGTGTGAATATACCTGGAGCGGATCATCTACACGTGTGGCCACTAACGCGCACAGTAGTGAAGAGAGGCCATACTAAAGATTCTTGTTGTTATGGATACCGATTTTGCCACCCCCTGCTTAAGGCGtgcacaaaataatatttttatttttaaaaaagtTGTGTGTGTGGTCGCGACGCACAACGATGCTGTCTGCTGTGGCCAGGCGATACCTTGTCAACCCTAGAACGCTAGGAGCAGTAGCGTTTTGTCGAAGAAGCTTGTCAATATCCcagatacactaccaacaggACAAGCTACGAGTAGCTATTATCGGCCAGTCACTGTTCGGGTTGGAAGTGTACAAACACCTTCGTACATTAGGACATGAAGTAGCTGGTGTGTTTACAATCCCCGGTGAGTTGGTATTTAATGGTCTACTTTACTCCACGTGGAAACATGCTGCTAGTCTTAAGGTCAAACCACTGTGGTCAGAGTATGGTTTATAGTGTACTATATATTCGCGTATGGTAGTCTCGCTTAGCCTGTGACAACGTTTTGCTTTTGACTTTCTAGAGTGACTaagaccaagagttcataataattattgtattatgaattcttgctaaGACAAAGCGtcctggccacgtgagacttgACACAAAAGCCTAGGCTTGGGAAGTTTTAAATGGTCTTATATCACCTACTAGATGTTGAAGGAAAGCCAGACCCATTGGGGGACCAATCACAGAAAGATGGAATACCAACGTTCAAGTTCAATCGTTGGCGTGCTAAGGGGAAAACCATTTCTGAAGTTCTCGAGCAATACCAGAGTGTTAAGGCTGACCTCAATGTGCTGCCGTTTTGTACTCAGTTTATTCCAATGGATGTCATTAATTCTCCCAAACATGGCTCAATTGTATATCATCCTTCTCTACTACCAGTGCACCGAGGAGCCTCAGCTATCAACTGGTATTAACTGTATATCTGCCTTACTGTGTTTATAATGTGCATATCCAGGACACTGATGGAGGGAGACACTAAGGCTGGTCTCAGTGTATTCTGGGCTGATGATGGGTTAGATACAGGACCAATTCTGTTGCAACGATCTTGTGATGTTGATGTTAATGACACTGTAGACTCATTGTACAATCGTTTTCTATTCCCAGATGGTATTAGGGCTATGGTGGGTATGTAGGATAATGTAAGGCATTATTGATTGTGGTAAAATTGTTAGGGAGAAGCTGTTAGCCTGGTAGCTCAGGGTAAAGCCCCTGCGACACCACAATGGGAAGGAGGTGCTACCTATGATCTTTTGTGGCAGAGCAAGGGTAAGGCAGAGGTGAGCAAGAATAGTTTATCAAACGCAGCTCATAAAATTGCATCATAAAGATCAACTGGAATCAGCCAGCCTTGGAGCTTCACAATTTTATCAGAGGAAATGACAAAGTTTGTTTTATGGGTGTCTATTTACATATGGTCGCTATGTTTGTATAAAGCTCCCAGGTGCCTGGACAACTATCGATGGCCAGAAGATCACAATGTATGGGTCAAGGTTTATTGATGATCGTAATCCTGTCGTTGGTCGAGAAGTGATGATCCCTGAGCTATCCAGACCAGCAGTAGTCAACAATGATGGCATGTACCTGTTTGGCAGTGATGAAAAGAAGATACTTGTCACTCAGCTGCAGTTTGAAGATGGTAAGATGATACAGGCATCAAAGTGGGGCTCCAATGAACCAGTGGTCAAACTGGAATTGACTGAAGAGGAACTAGTTATGCAAGAGAAGCTGaaggtacaataatattatcaccaCTTCAACTACCACTGAGCTATCATATGTTAGACAATCTGGGGAGCCATCTTGAACACTGGTATAATTGATGATGACACTGACTTCTTCAAAGGTGGAGGTGGTTCTATGGATGTAGTGAGGTAGTGTACATAAAGTGTGTGGTATTTTTTTGTGTTGTTCCTCATGCTTAGCATAACTGTAGTACTATAGTTGTAGTTATCATGTTACAGGTTTGAGTGTGCTTTCAATGTTGGTGTGTGGTTGCTTGtaatttatttgtttgttgtaatGATGCCTGTAATTGATGATAGACTTGTGGAAGAGGTTCGTGAAGCCTGTGAAGTGGATATGACCAATGATGATGTGTTTATGAAtagcaggtgtgtgtgtgtgtgtgcacgcgcgcgtgtgtatgtagtgttgtgttTAATGTagtgcttttgtgtgtgtgcatgtgttttacAATTACAAGAGTTCTTTCATCTGTTCACACCAAAAGGTTTGAGGATTTTGTTCAAACAGTGGTGGCTATTAGCCGTGGTGGTGGTAGTGTACAGTTTGAATATGATGCAGTGAGTAGTAACTCATTGGTACAAGAGAACACTATTACCTGACATATCTATAGTGCACTCTGCATGCAAACAACAGAGAGTTGAAGTTCCCTAACCAGTTGTTTATCAATGGGAAATTCAAAGATGCTGCAGATGGGAATACCTACGATACCATTAATCCAACTAATGAATCTGTAAgtgacacacacgcacacacatgcatgcacacacatgcacacgtattGTACCCACAGGTGATCTGTAAAGTAGCTAGTGGATCAGAGGTGGATGTTAATGAAGCAGTACAAGCTGCACATGATGCTTTCTATAAAGGACCCTGGGGGAAGATGAACGCTAGGGAAAGAGGAGAAATAATCTACCGGTAATGGAATAGTTATCATGACCTGATTACACCTCCATCACTGTGCAGACTAGCAGACTTGATGGACAAACACAAGGAAGAACTAGCAACCCTTGAGAGTATTGATTCAGGAGCCGTCTACACTCTGGCATTGAAGACACATGTTGGAATGTCTATTGATACTTTCCGCTACTTTGCTGGCTGGTGTGACAAGATAGAAGTTAGTTTCACATTCTATAAACTATTACTTGTCGAGCTGCTTCCTCTACAGGGCAAAGTCATTCCTATCAACAATGCAAAGCCTAACAGTAATTTGTGTATAGCTAAACGGGAACCATTAGGGTTAGCCACAAGTTGCTGTCCTCTGTCATTTAAATGTTTATCCATTAGTGTAGTTGGTCTGGTGATCCCATGGAACTATCCACTGATGATGTTAGCATGGAAGATGGGGGCTTGTCTTGCTGCAGGCAACACCATGGTGCTGAAACCAGCTAAGGTATTAATTATCTGGTCACAGTGGTGATTGACAGACACTTGTTCATCTAAACGCAACTGACCACAAACTGGTTTGTATCCAAGTGTGGGTAATTAAACATTTTGTAAACTGTTTACTTAAGTCAGCCTTCACAATTACTCCAATAATCAACCAACATGCTGCTGCCATTATGTAGCATAGTGATGTTGTTGTGTAGGTTACTCCATTGACAGCTCTGAAGTTTGCTGAGTTGACGGTTCATGCTGGGATCCCCAAGGGAGTCGTCAATATTATTCCTGGTCCAGGAGCAGTTGCTGGCCAGGTGATGTCAGAACACCCTCAGATACGTAAAATGGGCTTCACTGGGTCCACTGAAGTAGGGAAGACGATTATGAAGAGGTGAGTCAGCTACCAGCAAGATATCAGTCAGCCACTCCCACCACAGTGCTGCAGCGAGCAATGTAAAGAAGGTGTCATTGGAACTTGGGGGAAAATCACCACTGATAATTTTTGCTGATGCTGATTTAGAAAAAGCAGTGAGATTGGTAAGTTAATGTCAAGTAGTTCTCCATCACTATACTGTGTTCCCTTCCAGAGCTTGCAGGCTGTTTTCTTCAATAAGGGAGAGAACTGCATTGCAGCAGGTGATATTGTCCAGCTACTCTATGTATACCTTACCTCAATGTATACTTGTATAGGACGTCTTTTTGTCGAGAGGAGTATTTACGAACACTTCATCTTCCGTGTGGTATGTTTGCTTGTTTTGACTGTCCATTCAGTGTAGTGTGTCAGGTTGAGGAAGTGAAGAAAATGAAGATAGGTGATCCATTGGATCGCTCTGTTGCTCATGGACCACAGAACCACAAGTAATAGGATATTAAATGTCACATATACCCATGTGTTTTCATAGGGCCCACCTTGATAAGCTACTGGAGTATGTTGAGATTAGTGTGAAGGAAGGAGCAAGGCTGGTCTATGGCGGCAAGAGGGTTGACCGACCAGGTTAATGCAGATTTGGCAACTGTAGTACTACTAATCCTTTACTGTAGGATTCTTTA
The Dysidea avara chromosome 7, odDysAvar1.4, whole genome shotgun sequence genome window above contains:
- the LOC136259793 gene encoding tubulin tyrosine ligase 3-like, producing the protein MIKQEKPLTLNVSLVGTGRELTLHERDKKKRERQLDNFVSKPDITRTARRSLKEYFEKDLTFAPKLNEQSIKLAEERMARMIHEQSERDSGRAIECQKICTFKPQVSPASLKIVQNLGTTFLARQQLHIERKQKLLEEAQRIPIPLLHRPKKQSKLVTSFSAFPPEDSCKIPPSNSSSEYGGGSNNERLCLPPCPSTPTLTQNSNSEEVLTAQSSLKQQHSADNIVVRSHVEKTQVSFKQSISPQEYRSFHKTLMKNTPIVQPPVTKSPSDKKGNLIRRQKQSPNNFEQEVLRLKRLKVKAEGIMRAKKVFVVQGPYRSVRTSMRRRGWVEQMYKGPYGDVDTSNNITKSPVKKNNKSKVDNTSSDDSSDSDSDSSCSDNDTELSDEEDYCILSRAVKNSLPFFIWTCKRDDFFCRNLRKDQVVNHFDKAASLTTKVGLYANLQNLPWFGDVDPNTFFPRCYRLCNQEEKHAFIDDYRLTAAISLLKVLINQLTSPCSSHNLVASCCSTPHNYPPSRPQSRPSSQLTSSRRSTPTAATHRVVPEVAFSLAIQAAEYFVGFEEHNDIDSETSLCPPLSDSEWDTLVSYHHDAIFNNCQFICSSSMAARAKMLLVQLKQHLPQLTMDGMRNVWILKPGAKSRGRGISCFDRLEDILAVVSNPVQMKESKWIIQKYIETPLLIYDTKFDIRQWFLVTDWNPLTMWMYKDCYLRFCTQQFNLEDLDISIHLANNCIQKNFTNSPTRSNQLPTENMWDCEQFKKFLSSIGASPNHWENVIYTGMKDALINALQVTQDDIDYQRNAFELYGADFMITTDLKPWLIEINCSPSMSYSTSITKRLCKAVQEDTIKVVFDRKLDKNCDTGDFEMVYKQQKLGIPSYVGVQLCVEGFSVKRISGSGSRTTRPELTRSQTPKMARQELSLRGTKFRTRSQAGYRENIEA
- the LOC136259794 gene encoding mitochondrial 10-formyltetrahydrofolate dehydrogenase-like translates to MLSAVARRYLVNPRTLGAVAFCRRSLSISQIHYQQDKLRVAIIGQSLFGLEVYKHLRTLGHEVAGVFTIPDVEGKPDPLGDQSQKDGIPTFKFNRWRAKGKTISEVLEQYQSVKADLNVLPFCTQFIPMDVINSPKHGSIVYHPSLLPVHRGASAINWTLMEGDTKAGLSVFWADDGLDTGPILLQRSCDVDVNDTVDSLYNRFLFPDGIRAMGEAVSLVAQGKAPATPQWEGGATYDLLWQSKGKAEINWNQPALELHNFIRGNDKLPGAWTTIDGQKITMYGSRFIDDRNPVVGREVMIPELSRPAVVNNDGMYLFGSDEKKILVTQLQFEDGKMIQASKWGSNEPVVKLELTEEELVMQEKLKTIWGAILNTGIIDDDTDFFKGGGGSMDVVRLVEEVREACEVDMTNDDVFMNSRFEDFVQTVVAISRGGGSVQFEYDACTLHANNRELKFPNQLFINGKFKDAADGNTYDTINPTNESVICKVASGSEVDVNEAVQAAHDAFYKGPWGKMNARERGEIIYRLADLMDKHKEELATLESIDSGAVYTLALKTHVGMSIDTFRYFAGWCDKIEGKVIPINNAKPNSNLCIAKREPLGVVGLVIPWNYPLMMLAWKMGACLAAGNTMVLKPAKVTPLTALKFAELTVHAGIPKGVVNIIPGPGAVAGQVMSEHPQIRKMGFTGSTEVGKTIMKSAAASNVKKVSLELGGKSPLIIFADADLEKAVRLSLQAVFFNKGENCIAAGRLFVERSIYEHFIFRVVEEVKKMKIGDPLDRSVAHGPQNHKAHLDKLLEYVEISVKEGARLVYGGKRVDRPGFFMEPTVLADVEDHTMAAQEESFGPVMIISPFETGDVDGVIRRANATEYGLASGLFTRDLSKALYVSDRIDAGTVFVNTYNKTDVAAPFGGFKQSGFGKDLGEEALNEYLKTKVVTVEY